In the genome of Campylobacter concisus, the window CCCTTGGCATAGAGATCATCACACAAAAAGATAAAGAAGATATGAAATTTGGCGCAAAGCATGGCGTAAATTTTGTCGCCATTAGCTTCGTGCAAGATGCAAATGACGTAATAAAGGCAAAAAATATCTTAAAAGAATTTGGCTCAAGAGCTGCCGTTTTATCTAAGATCGAGAAATTTGACGCGGTTGAAAATATAGACGATATCATCGCAAAGAGTGATGGTATCATGGTAGCTCGTGGCGATCTTGGCATAGAAGTGCCATTTTATAAGGTTCCAACTATCCAAAAGCTCATCATCAAAAAGGCAAATGCAGCAAGCAAGCCAGTCATCACAGCAACCCAGATGATGCTAAGCATGGCAGAGCATGAGACTGCCACAAGGGCGGAGATCAGCGACGTGGCAAATGCCGTGCTAGACGGCACTGATGCTGTTATGCTAAGTGAGGAGAGTGCGATCGGTAAAAACCCAGTCGCAGTCGTGGAGGCGATGAGTAAAACGATCATCCAAACTCAAAGCATCTATCCATATAATAAATTTGATGAGTTTGACTTTTTTGACGAGACTGATATGGTGGCAAGTAGCGCCGCATCTCTTGCTGTTCGCATAAAAGCAGATGCATTAATCTCAATCACTGGCTCAGGAAAATCGGCTATAAAATTAGCTAGAAACCGCACAAATATCGACATCATCGCAGTAGCTCACGATGAACAAACAGCGCACATGCTTACTCTTGCTTGGGGTGTTACGCCAGCGCTTGTACTAGAAAAAACAAAGCTTAGCTCACTTTTAGCAAATGTCATGAAAAAGGCGTATGAAGAGGGATATGTTGAACACGACAAGACTTATCTTGTCACAGCCGGTCACCCTACGGGCGTTGAGGGTAGCACGAATCTTATACGTATCATCAGACGCGATCAGCTTGATTATTATTTGGAGCTTGCAACTGAGTAAATTTATACTCTCTTGCAAATTTTAAAATTTTGCTTGCTCGTAAGAATTGACTGCTAAGATTCGTTCTTGCCTTTTGCTTGGCTTAAATTTTAGAGCCGAAATTACTCGCTCATGAAATTTTAAAATTTGTGTGAAATTTACTTGTAAAAATTAGGATATATAAAATTTATTTTGCGGAAATTTGTGACGCAAAATTTAACGTCACAAATCTAAATTTATTTTTTCTTTTTGCCTTTTGGTTCATCGCCTTTAAACCAGCTTTTTATCTTATCAAAGACGCTTTCATCGGTATTTGATTTGCCTGATTCTATGCCAAAGCTAGCCTGAAGCTTATTTAAAAGCTCTTTTTGCTCATCGCTTAGTTTTTCAGGCGTTTGAATAGAAATTTGCGCTACGAGCCTACCTTTTTTGCGCGAATTCACGCTTTTTATACCTTCATTTTCAAAGATAAATTGCTGCTTATCCTTTGCTCCAACAGGTAGTTTTAGCTCAGTTTCTCCTCGAAGAGTTGGAATTTTTATACTTTCGCCAAGTATAGCTTGTGTGAAAAAGACAGGAATTTCTAGATAAACATCGTCGTTGTGGCGAATGAAATGCTTGTCTTCTTTTACGTTTATGCTTACATAAAGATCGCCTTGAACGCCGTTTGTACCGATATTGCCTTTGCCAGCTACTCTCATTCTCATGCCGCTATCAACGCCCTCAGGGATGGTAATCTTTACAGTTTGTTGCTGGATTTTATAAGCTTTCGCGTTACAATCGGGGCATGGTTCACTTATTACTTCACCGCTTCCGTGACAATATGGACACTCTTGGACGATATTCATAAAGCCATTTCCGCGTGTTATCCTGCCACTTCCGCCACAGTGCTGGCAAGTCTTGCTCTTGCCATCTTTACTGCCGGTTGCATTGCATGTTGGGCAAGGCACTTTTTGATCAAATTTTATCTCTTTTTCACAACCAAAAATAGCTTCGTTAAACTCCAAATTTATAGGAATTTCAAGATCGGCTGAGTATTTTTCTGAGTATCTTTTTCTCTGCCTAGAACTACTTGCAAAACCGCCACCAAAAAATGAGTCAAAAATATCTGAAAGATCAAAATCGGCACTAAATCCGCCACCGCTACCAAATCGACCCTCAAGGCCTTCTTTGCCGTATCTGTCGTAGATAGAGCGTTTTTGCTCGTCACTTAAAACTTGATAAGCTTCATTTATCTGTTTAAATTTCTGCTCAGCCTCTTTGTCGCCAGAATTTCTATCTGGGTGATATTTTAAAGCAAGTCTTCTAAAGGCTTTTTTTATCTCATCTCCGCTTGCATTTCTTGAAATTTCAAGGATTTCGTAATAGTCAAATTCCACATTTTTCCTTGTTAATTAAGCTTATTTTAAATATGGGATTTTACCCAAAAAAGTTTAAATTTAAAAAAGAATTTACATTTTTGCCGTATAATCTCTACTATTTTTAATAAAAAGGATAATTCATGGTTAATGTTTTAATGATAGAAGACGATCCAGAATTTGCACAAATTTTATCTGAATATCTTGATAGTTTTAATATAAAAGTTACGAATTTTGAAGACCCTTATTTAGGACTTAGCGCTGGGATAAAAAACTATGATTTGCTAATACTTGATCTTACTTTGCCAGGCATTGATGGGCTTGAGGTTTGTAAAGAAATTCGCCAAAAATACGACATTCCTATCATCATAAGTTCAGCTAGAAGCGATATTAGCG includes:
- a CDS encoding pyruvate kinase gives rise to the protein MIKKTKIVATLGPASDNEETMEAMVKAGVNVFRLNFSHGTHEYHKSNIDKIRNIEKKLNKRIGILQDICGPKIRVGKLSEPFYLKAGDELSIYAEDIVGEKVEKGIYKVSLNQPQILPMLKVGEYVYLYDGSIRAKVISEGKEIVKTIIENDGILNSNKGVNFPNTALGIEIITQKDKEDMKFGAKHGVNFVAISFVQDANDVIKAKNILKEFGSRAAVLSKIEKFDAVENIDDIIAKSDGIMVARGDLGIEVPFYKVPTIQKLIIKKANAASKPVITATQMMLSMAEHETATRAEISDVANAVLDGTDAVMLSEESAIGKNPVAVVEAMSKTIIQTQSIYPYNKFDEFDFFDETDMVASSAASLAVRIKADALISITGSGKSAIKLARNRTNIDIIAVAHDEQTAHMLTLAWGVTPALVLEKTKLSSLLANVMKKAYEEGYVEHDKTYLVTAGHPTGVEGSTNLIRIIRRDQLDYYLELATE
- a CDS encoding molecular chaperone DnaJ (chaperone Hsp40; co-chaperone with DnaK; Participates actively in the response to hyperosmotic and heat shock by preventing the aggregation of stress-denatured proteins and by disaggregating proteins, also in an autonomous, dnaK-independent fashion); its protein translation is MEFDYYEILEISRNASGDEIKKAFRRLALKYHPDRNSGDKEAEQKFKQINEAYQVLSDEQKRSIYDRYGKEGLEGRFGSGGGFSADFDLSDIFDSFFGGGFASSSRQRKRYSEKYSADLEIPINLEFNEAIFGCEKEIKFDQKVPCPTCNATGSKDGKSKTCQHCGGSGRITRGNGFMNIVQECPYCHGSGEVISEPCPDCNAKAYKIQQQTVKITIPEGVDSGMRMRVAGKGNIGTNGVQGDLYVSINVKEDKHFIRHNDDVYLEIPVFFTQAILGESIKIPTLRGETELKLPVGAKDKQQFIFENEGIKSVNSRKKGRLVAQISIQTPEKLSDEQKELLNKLQASFGIESGKSNTDESVFDKIKSWFKGDEPKGKKKK